A genomic region of Cydia amplana chromosome 27, ilCydAmpl1.1, whole genome shotgun sequence contains the following coding sequences:
- the LOC134660565 gene encoding putative fatty acyl-CoA reductase CG5065: MAPSMSVAEYYANKTIFITGATGFMGKVLVEKLLRSCPDLKRIYMLMRAKKGQSSSERLEGFLKCRIFDRLHEVNPKCFEKLRLVPGDILAVGMGISEEHRQELRRETQIIFHCAACVRFDMPLKDATDLNTGGTQRVLDLTDGMSQLEVFVHVSTAYCRCELPVLEERVYETKHKPQEVMQCVEWMDDDLISHLQPKLIDPQPNTYAYTKSLAESLVAQYEGKFPIAIARPSIVTAAHKEPMPGWVDNLNGPTGLLVGAGKGVIRTMHCKDTLKADVIPVDFVVNGCILVAYKIGVHKPKEVQVVNLTESGRNPLTWGAALDMGRIHVQEFPFSVCLWYPGGSPKSSRLLHQIALLFTHIIPAYLVDLLLMMLGKKTFMVQVQKRISYGLEVLQYYTTKEWHFKNDNFVALRGVISKEDDETFYTDVKMINWSSYIRDYIYGARQYCCKEDPSSLPQARKLQKQLYYLDRVTTIIIYSLCAYFLYYYVKMFVSVMF, translated from the exons ATGGCGCCCTCTATGAGCGTAGCGGAGTACTACGCAAACAAGACAATCTTCATCACCGGCGCCACTGGCTTCATGGGCAAGGTGCTGGTCGAGAAGCTGCTGCGGTCCTGCCCCGACCTGAAGAGGATATACATGCTGATGAGGGCGAAGAAGGGGCAGAGCAGCAGCGAAAGGCTTGAGGGGTTTTTGAAGTGCCGG ATATTCGACCGCCTTCACGAAGTCAACCCCAAATGCTTCGAGAAACTCCGCCTGGTCCCAGGAGACATCCTGGCTGTCGGCATGGGCATCTCAGAGGAACACCGCCAAGAACTGAGGAGGGAGACGCAGATCATCTTCCACTGCGCCGCTTGCGTCAG GTTCGACATGCCGCTTAAGGACGCTACGGACCTCAACACAGGCGGGACCCAGCGCGTCCTGGACCTTACCGACGGCATGTCACAGCTCGAG GTATTCGTCCACGTGTCCACAGCGTACTGCCGGTGCGAGCTCCCCGTGCTGGAGGAGCGGGTGTACGAGACCAAACACAAGCCGCAAGAAGTCATGCAGTGCGTAGAATGGATGGACGACGACCTAATCTCGCATTTACAACCAAA ACTGATCGACCCCCAACCAAATACCTACGCGTACACGAAATCGCTGGCTGAATCACTAGTAGCGCAGTACGAAGGAAAGTTTCCTATCGCCATCGCAAGGCCATCTATCG TGACAGCAGCCCACAAAGAGCCCATGCCGGGCTGGGTGGACAACCTGAACGGGCCCACCGGCCTTTTAGTGGGCGCGGGCAAAGGAGTCATTAGGACCATGCACTGTAAGGACACGCTTAAGGCCGATGTCATCCCGGTGGACTTTGTCGTCAACGGCTGTATATTGGTGGCTTACAAGATCGGCGTTCATAA aCCAAAAGAAGTACAAGTGGTGAATCTGACTGAATCAGGAAGGAATCCCCTCACGTGGGGCGCGGCGCTCGACATGG GTCGTATCCACGTGCAAGAGTTCCCATTCTCCGTGTGCCTGTGGTACCCTGGCGGCTCGCCGAAGTCCTCGCGACTGTTGCATCAGATCGCGCTGCTCTTCACCCACATCATACCGGCTTACCTCGTCGATTTGTTGCTGATGATGCTGGGAAAGAAAACTTT CATGGTCCAAGTCCAGAAGCGTATCAGCTACGGTCTGGAGGTGCTGCAGTATTACACGACGAAGGAGTGGCATTTTAAAAATGACAACTTTGTGGCTCTACGGGGTGTTATATCTAAGGAGGACGATGAGACATTCTACACGGATGTTAAG ATGATAAACTGGAGTTCATACATCCGCGACTACATCTACGGCGCGCGCCAGTACTGCTGCAAGGAGGATCCCTCTAGTCTGCCCCAGGCCAGAAAGCTGCAGAAACA ATTGTACTACCTAGACAGAGTCACAACTATCATCATATACTCGCTCTGCGCGTACTTCTTATACTATTATGTTAAGATGTTTGTATCCGTTATGTTTTAA